The Flavobacterium galactosidilyticum nucleotide sequence GCGTATTAAACTATCTGTCTTCTCATGATGACGGAAGTCCATTTGATGCCAAGCGCGCAAGAAGTAAAGAAACAGCAACTAAATTATTACTTTCTCCAGGAATGTCACAAGTTTATTATGGTGATGAAAGTGCAAGATCATTAATAATTAACGGAACAGAGGGCGATGCTACATTACGTTCATTTATGAATTGGGACCAAATCAAATCAAATCCCGAAACTCAAGCGACGGTACTGCATTGGCAAAAATTAGGACAGTTTAGAAGAAATCATCCAGCAATTGGCGCAGGAGTACACCAGCAGATTGCTTCAATTCCTTATACTTTCTCGAGAACTTTTTCAAAAGATAATTACGACGACAAGATAATAGTCGGATTAGATTTATCTTCTGGAGTAAAAGAAATTGCTGTTGGAACCATTTTCGAAGATGGAACTGCGTTGCAAGATGCCTATTCTGGTAAGCAAGCAGTGGTTAAAAATGGTGCAATAACTATCGATACAACATTTGACATTGTTTTACTGGAACTTAAAAAGAACTAAAACAGAAAACTAAACTAGTTTAAAAAAATACAATTCAGAAACGCCTTTAGAAATGAAGGCGTTTTTTTTATTTCTATCTTTACAAAAAAAATAAGCAATGCTCAAAATAGGACATCGCGGTGCAAAAGGTCACGAACCTGAAAACACTTTAATTTCTTTCCAAAAAGCATTAGACATGCAAGTAGATGGGATAGAACTTGACGTACATTTGAGTGCTGATGGAGAATTAATAGTAATCCATGACGAAACAATCGACAGAACGACCAACGGAATCGGCCTAGTGAATAGCTTATCTTTGCGCCAATTGAAAAAGTGTCGAATCAATAACCACCATGAAATTCCATTGCTTTCAGAAGTTTTTGACCTCGTAAACAAAAACTGCTTTATTAATATTGAATTGAAAAGTTATGAAACTGCAGAAAAAGTAGTCGAATTAATTGAGGATTATGTTTCGGAAAAAAACTGGAAGTACGAACAGTTTTTAATTTCTAGTTTTGACTGGAATGCACTGCAACAAGTTCGGTTTTTGAATGAGAGAATTCAAATTGGTGTTCTAACAGAAACGGATTTAGACCTAGCTTTGGCTTTCGCCAAATTTATTCAGGCAAAATCAATTCATCCTCACTTTCATATGCTAAGTGAAGAAAATGTTTCCAAGATACAATCAAAAGGACTGCAAGTTTTCCCATGGACAGTTAATGAAAGAGAAGACGTAGAAAAAATAAAAAGTTATAAAGTAAACGGAATTATCACTGATTTCCCAAATAGAATATGAATTCAAATTTTGATATAATACTAGTTGGCGGTGGCGCAGCAGGTTTTTTTACAGCAATAAATATTGTAGAGAAAAATCCAAAATTGAAAGTGGCCATTCTAGAACGTGGCAGCGAAGTGCTACAAAAAGTTAGAATTTCTGGCGGCGGAAGATGCAATGTAACTAATGCTTGTTTCGAACCAAATGAATTAGTAAAATTTTATCCAAGAGGTGAAAAAGAATTACGAGGACCATTTCATCAGTTTTGTTCCGGAGACACCATCGAATGGTTTGAAAAACATGGAGTAGAATTAAAAATCGAAGCAGACGGACGTATGTTTCCCGTTTCTAATTCATCGCAAACAATTATCGATTGTTTTCTTGAAGCAACTAACAAACTAGGTATTGCCGTTTTAACAGGTCAAAGCGTACAATCTATTTTCAAAAAAGACACACATTGGAAAATAGAAACTCAAAATGAAAATTATGTGACTGAAAAATTAATTTTAGCTACAGGAAGCAATCCTAAAGTATGGGAAATGCTTCAAAAATTTGGTCATGCGATAGTAAGTCCAGTTCCTTCCCTATTCACCTTTAATATCAAAGATTCTCGAATAAAAGAATTACCAGGAGTTGCTGCTCAGGTTACGGTAAAAGTAAAAGACACGAAACTAACCTCAACTGGACCATTACTAATTACACATTGGGGAATGAGCGGACCAGCCATTTTAAAACTCTCTGCCTGGGGAGCAAGAGTTTTGCATGACAAAAATTATCAGTTTACCATTTTCGTCAATTGGCTTAATGACGCAGAGAAAGATGAAGTAGAGAACAAACTAAAAGAATTAAAACAAGAGCATGCTAAAAAATCAGTTTCAAAGAAATCCCCTTTTGAATTAACCAATAGATTATGGGAAAGCCTAGTCTTGGCATCAGGAATTGAAGTGGAAACTAAATGGGCTGATTTATCAAAAATTCAACTGCAAAGCTTAGTAAATCAATTAATAAATGGAACCTTTCAAGTCAACGGAAAAAGCACTTTTAAAGAAGAATTTGTCACTGCAGGCGGAATAGATTTAAAAGAAATCAATTTTAAAACAATGGAAAGTAAGTTGCATGAGCACCTTTATTTTGCGGGCGAAATCGTAAATATTGATGCGATTACTGGCGGATTTAATTTCCAAAATGCATGGACGAGCGGTTTTATTGTGGCTAATAATTTTCAAATAACTAATCTTCGTTAATTTAATTAACTAGAATTTAAGTATTTATTAAATTTTCGTTTAGATGACATAAATACATTTACTTTCAACTATTAATAGGTATATGAAAGTAAAACTACTCTTTGCACTATTTTTTCTAACCCTTCATTTTGGCTTTTCGCAAACCGAGAAATCAATTAGTGGAAAAATAACTTCTGAAAATTTTGTACTTCAAAATGTGGATGTCATAAACAAAAAAGATAAAAAAAGCACAACTAGTGACGCTCTAGGCCAATTTACAATAAATTCAAAAGTTGGAGATACTTTAATTTTTTACAAAAAAGATCACTTTTTAAAGGAAATACAATTGACTGAAAGTCATTTATCCAAAGGGAACATTTCGGTCCAATTGACTAAAAAATCTGAGGAGTTAGATGAAGTTATAATTACAAAAGCGCCTAAAATTGCTTGGAAATTAGACACTAAATGGGAACAAACAAAAAGAGACGAAATTAGTGCTGAAAGAGATGAAAAAAGGCTGAAAAACACAAGAATAGATGACCTTACTATTGATAAAGGACTTAATTTAGCTCGAATTGGAAAAACGATATTTAAGCAATTAGTTAAAGAAAAACCTGCCGAAATTGCGCCAGAAATTGATTTTAAACAAGTGGCAAAAAACATTTGTGATTCAAATTTTTATATAGAAACATTACAGTTAAAGCCAGAGGAAATTGAACTATTTCTTCAGTTTTGTGATGCTGATCCTCAATCTAAAAAGGTTTTAAAAAATACAAATGTTTTATCGATGATGGATTTTCTATCAAATAAAATTATTGAGTTTAGGAAGTATTAATAACTATATGTGAAAACTATTTACTTTGCAAAAACTTAAACGGAGCACTAAACTTTATTCAACCACCAAATACTAGCATTCAAAATCGCTGCGAAACTTACCCAAGCAATGTACGGTACAAGCAAGTATCCTGCAATTTTGTTTATTTTAGAAAACTGAATATAGGTTTCATAAATCATTAACCACAAAACAACAATTTCTAAACCGGCTAACATAGGATTATGCAATCCAAAGAATAAGTATGACCACAAAGCATTCAATCCTAATTGAATAGCAAAGAAAATCAGTGCTTTTTTTACAGCTTCTTTTTGAACTTCTATTTTGTTCCAAACCAGTCCTGCAGCAATTCCCATCATAATATAAAGGGCAGTCCACACCGGGAAAAATATCGAATTAGGTGGATTAAAAGTTGGTTTTATCAAAGTTGGATACCAATCTGTAATGGCTTCACGAGTAACCGCACCAGAGAAATAGCCCACAGCAAGGCAAATAATTACTAGTAATACTATTCGGGTAATCTTATTCATTTTTTTGAGGTTTGTGTTTTACAAATTTAGTGAAAAACTTTTCTACATTTCTAGCAAACACGCTCACGTTTATTACACATTCGAATATCAAAAATTAAAAACCGGTTCTAATCAGCCTAAATGTTTTAATAATCATGAGTATCAATACTGTACTTAACAAGTTAAATTCTCTCAATAATGGTTTAAAAAAAAATCTTCAAATCAGCGGTAAAAAATAAAGTATCTTTGCACCAAATTTATCATTCATGTTTACAGCAAAGGATTTTATTCCAACCAACTATTCAAAAACTATAGAACAAGGTAATTTTCAGTGGACCGCTCCTAGCAATATTGCATTAGTGAAATATTGGGGCAAAAAGGACAACCAGATTCCTGCGAATCCTTCCGTAAGTTTTACGTTAAATAATTGCAAAACAATCACCAAATTGGCTTTTGCCAAAAAAGAAATTTCGACTGTGCTCAATGAGACAGGAGAAAAATTTTCGTTTGACTTATTATTTGAAGGAAAACCAAAGGAAGATTTCAAGCCCAAAATCCAAAAATTTTTAGAGCGAATTGAAATTTATTTGCCCTTTTTGAAGGATTATCATTTTACGATTGATACCGAGAATACTTTTCCACATAGTTCAGGAATAGCATCTTCGGCATCTGGAATGGCAGCTTTAGCAATGAACTTAATGCGTCTAGAAAAAGAGTTGAATCCAAATATGACGGAGAACTATTTTTATCAAAAAGCATCTATGCTAGCGCGATTAGGTTCAGGAAGTGCTTGTCGCAGTATAAAAGGCGAAGTAGTTGTTTGGGGAAATCATAATAACATTTCTGGAAGTTCTGAATTATTTGGTGTTGAATTTCCAAACATTATACATGATGTTTTCAAGAATTTTCAAGATACGATTTTGTTAGTTGATAAAGGCGAGAAACAAGTCTCAAGCACCGTAGGTCATGATTTAATGCACAACCATCCTTATGCGGAAAGGCGTTTTGCACAAGCACATGAAAATTTAGATAAACTAATTACAATTTTCGAAAATGGGGATTTAGAGGAATTTATCAAAATTGTAGAAAGTGAAGCGTTGACTTTGCATTCGATGATGATGACTTCAATGCCATATTTTATATTGATGAAACCAAATACTTTGGAAATTATCAACGCTATTTGGAAATTTAGAAATGCTACTAAAATACCGGTATGCTTTACACTAGATGCTGGTGCAAACGTGCATGTTTTGTATCCAAATAAAAACAAAGAAATAGTATTACAATTTATTCAGAGCGAATTAGTTGGCTATTGTCAAAATGGTCAGTACATTTGTGACGAAATTGGAACTGGAGCGGTTGAAAATTAAAAACTTTTTAATATCTTTATTTCCTAATAGTTAGATTATGGACATTCAATCAGAGAAATTAGAATTGATAAAAATGTTATTAGAAACTAATGACAAATCTGTAATTGATGCTGTAAAAAACATTTTTGAGTCAAACAAAAAAGGAGTTTGGGATCATTTAACTCCTGAGCAACAAGAAGTAATAAACATCGAAATACATAAAGAAAATCAGGCTGATGCAGTCGATTTTGACAATATATAAAATCAAAGCAACAACTTTTAAGTTGCTAATTACATACCCTATATGAAAGGACCTCTATTTTATTCTAAAATACTACTCTTTGGAGAATACGGAATTATCCGTGACTCAAAAGGATTGTCAATTCCGTATAATTTTTACAACGGTGCACTAAAAAAAGAGGAAAATCCATCTGAGGAAGCGATTAAATCTAATGGACATTTGAAGCGTTTTGTGGTCTATTTGCAAAATCTTCAAAAAGAACAACCTGATTTAGTCAATTTTGATTTGATTAGTTTACAAGAGGATGTTGAAACTGGAATGTACTTCGATTCTAGTATTCCGCAAGGATACGGCGTAGGAAGTAGCGGCGCTTTAGTAGCTGCTATATATGATAAATACGCTCAAAACAAAATAACGGTTCTTGAAAACTTAACTCGTGAAAAATTACTACAGCTTAAAACTATATTTTCGCAAATGGAGAGCTTTTTCCATGGTAAAAGTTCAGGATTAGACCCTTTGAATAGTTATTTGAGCATTCCTATCTTGATCAATTCTAAAGATAACATTGAAGCTACTGGAATTCCAACGCAAAGTTTTGACGGAAAAGGTGCTGTTTTCTTGATTGATTCAGGAATTGTAGGCGAAACTGCTCCAATGGTAAACATTTTTATGGAAAACTTAAAAGATAAAGGTTTCCGTGCGATGTTGAAAAACCAATTTGTAAAACATACCGATGCTTGCGTTGAAAACTTTTTAGGAGGCGACATGAAATCTTTGTTCATGAACACTAAAAAATTATCTAAAGTGGTGTTGAACAACTTCAAACCAATGATTCCAGAGCAATTTCATGGTATTTGGCAAAAAGGAATTGATAGTAATGATTACTATTTAAAATTGTGTGGATCTGGCGGTGGCGGCTACATTTTGGGCTTCACTGAAGATTTAGAAAAAGCGAGACAATCCTTAAATGATTATAAATTAGAAGTGGTTTACCAGTTCTAATATTTTCTTTGTTATTCTGCCAAACGCAGATATACCTATAAGCCTATCCTCAAATAGTAAGTATTTATTTAATTATAAAAGACTTAGAATCCTTGTGCCTTGCCGGCTAACCCCATTTTTCAATGAACAGAAAGAATAGACTTCTAATAATGAAAATTGCAAGTTTGTTCTCTGTTGTTAGAGGCTACAATATTCCTATAATTATTCTGGCGCAATATTTATCAGCTATTTTTATTCTTGCACCAGAAAAAAGAGCACTAGATATTCTATTAGATTTCAACCTGTTTATACTCGTTTTTGCTTCGTCACTTACTATCGCTTCGGGCTATATCATTAATAATTTTTACGACAGCAGGAAAGACTTAATCAATCGTCCTAATAAGTCCATGTTAGACCGTTTAGTGAGTCAGAAAACGAAGTTAAGCGTATATTTTACACTTAACTTTATTGTAGCGCTGATGGCAATGTTTGTTTCTTGGCGTGTATTCTTATTCTTTTCTGGCTATATATTTTTCATTTGGTTTTATTCTCATAAAATAAAAAAATACCCATTTATAGGAAACTTGATGGCCGCTATACTAGCGGTCCTGCCATTTTTTGCCATTCTACTTTATTTTTACACTCGAATTCCATTTGAGGATATAGAGAATTACAAAATACAGCTTGTAGTAATATTTGGTCACGCCACTTTTTTATTCCTACTGTTACTCATTAGAGAAATGATCAAAGATTTAGAAAACCTAAAAGGTGATTTAGCCAATGATTACAAAACGATTCCAATTGTTTATGGCCAAAGAATTTCGAAGCAAATTGTTACTATATTGACTGTTTTAACCATTTTCCCAGTTTATTATTTAATCGAAATTTCAGATGTTGGATTTATGGACATTTACTTTTATTGTTGTTTTATAATATTGATTTTCTTCTTACTCTATTTATGGAAAGCAAACAGCAAAGCACAATTCCTATTACTACATAATGTGCTTAAATTTTTGATTGTAGCAGGTGTCTTTTGCATTGTATTGATCGACCCATCAGTGTTGTGGCATGGAAAAAGATTGCTCTTACAGTTTTAAAAAAATTTATTAAACTCTAGTTTTGTGATGAAAATCTAGACAGCTAAACGTAAAATAAAGTACAATACGCCATAGCCCCGATTGCAACGGCATCCTTTTTCCTGCGAAATTTTTAGAGCAGAAAAAGATACAGTAGAAAGCGGGAAACAGCTACAAAAAAAAGAATCTCATTCATTTAATTAACTTATTAGCGAGATAGTTACCTATTTATAATCCTCACCTATTGATTATCAATTATATAAATACTACCTTTGCGGAAATTAAGGAATACTATGAATAATAAGCAAGGCAATAATAAAGGAAGTGGTCCAAGAGCAAATAGTTCAAGACCAAGTTCTAACAAGCCAAAACCTGCGATGCAAAAACGGGCACAAGGGCCAAAAAAGGTTAAACCAAATACTAAGGTTGCAGAAGTTGTTACTGATAAAGTAGAGAAAAAGCCAAATCAAGCGGCAAAGAGACCAAAAGTTAAAGACGAAATTCGTTTGAACAAATACATAGCTAATTCAGGCGCTTGTTCGCGTCGTGATGCAGATATCTACATTACATCTGGGACGGTAAAAGTAAACGGAGTTCCTGTTACTGAAATGGGATATATGGTAAAACCAGGTGATGTTGTAAACTTTGACGGAGCTACACTAACACCAGAGAAAAAAGTTTATATCTTATTGAATAAGCCTAAAAACTTTACGACTGCAATGGACGAAGGTCAGGAATATCGTAATGTTTTAGAATTAGTTAAAGGTTCTACTACGGCAAAAATTGGTGCTATAGGAAGAATGGACAAGAATACAACCGGTTTGTTACTATTTACAAATGATACGGATATGATTCGTAAGTTCACTTTACCAAGTCAGAAATCATCTAAAATATACCAAGTTTCATTAGATAAAAATTTGAAATTTGAAGATTTAGAAAAGATAAACAAAGGTTTAACTCTTGACGGACACCGCGTTTTTGTTGAAGATGTGAGCTATATTGAAGGTGAAGCGAAAAGTGAAATTGGTTTAAAATTGCGCTCTTCTAACGTGAAAGTGGTTCGTAGCATTTTTGAGCACTTCAGTTATGATGTTTTAAGAATTGACCGCGTATCTTTTGCAGGATTAACAAAGAAAAATTTACCGAGAGGAAATTGGAGATTACTTACTGATCAAGAGATAATCAATTTGAAGAACGTGTAATTCGAACTTTAAATAACAATAAACAAAAATCCCAACCGTTATGCGGAATGGGATTTTTCGTTAAAACGCAACCCTATAATATATGACACCAGAAAAATTACAGTCGATCGCATTTAAATGGTTAGACACTTTTAATAACAAAGAATTAGAAAAATTACTATCATTATACGATGATGATGCCGTTCATTTTAGTCCAAAGCTGAAAATAAGTAAACCAGAAACAAATGGTTTTGTGAGCGGAAAACAAGAATTAAGAAAATGGTGGCTCGATGCATTCGAGCGTTTACCAAGTTTAAATTATAAAGTAAAATCACTTACCGCAAATGGAGACCGCGTTTTTATGGAATATACAAGAACAGTTATTGGCGAAGAAGATTTGCTTGTCGCTGAAGTATTAGATATCAGAAATGATGTTATAGTAGCTTCGAGAGTTTACCACGGATAGATAATTCTTTAGACATAAATAAGAAACCCTACAACATTATAATTTGCTGTAGGGTTCTTTGTTTTAAAATACCTTTTATTTATCCTTTCACTTTTTTCAAAGCTTCCTGTTTTTTATCTAATCCACGCTTTCTTAATAAAGGCTCAATACTTGGCTCAGCCCCTCTAAAACGTTTGTATAAAACCATAGGATCTTCCGTCCCTCCTTTTTCCAAAACATTTTCACGGAATGATTTTGCTTTTTCAGGATTGAAAAGAGTAGTTGTTTTAAACACTTCAAAAGCATCTGTATCTAAAACTCCTGACCAGATATAACTATAATAACCCGAAGAATAACCTCCTGCGAAAACATGATTAAAATAGGTACTACGATATCTAGGAATAATAGCATCTACCAAACCAATCTTTTTCATTGCAGCTTTCTCAAAAGCATTCGCATCCATAGTTATATCTTTAGTTTGTGAATGATATTCTAAGTCTAATAAAGAAGCAGCTAAATATTCTGTAGTTGTAAAACCTTGATCAAACGTTCCCGCTTTTTTCAATTTATTGATTAAGCTTTCTGGTATAACCTCTCCTGTTTTATATTGTTTTGCATACATTTTTAAAACGTCTGGCTCTGCTGCCCAATTTTCCATAATTTGAGATGGCAATTCAACGAAATCTCTTGGAACACTAGTTCCTGCAAGACTCTTATAAGTTACATTTGACAATAATCCGTGTAATGCATGACCAAATTCATGGAAAAACGTAGTTACCTCATCAAAAGTCAACAAAGCAGGGGCTGTAGCTGACGGCTTAGTAAAATTACATACAATTGAAACCACGGGAGCTAGTCTTTTTCCGTCAACCGTTTCTTGAGTTCTGTAAGATGTCATCCAAGCTCCACCACGTTTTGAATCACGTGGATGAAAATCCATGTAAATAATACCAATGTGACTTCCGTCAGCCTCTTTAACTTCCCAAACAGAAGCGTCTTCATGATATTTTGGAACATTATTTAATTCCGTAAATGTAACTCCATATAACTTTTGTGTTACTTGAAAAACACCGTTTCTAACATTCTCCAAACTAAAGAAAGGCTTTAGCTCTTCCTCATCTAAGTCAAAACGTTCCTTTCTTATTTTCTCTGTGTAATACCTCCAGTCATAAGGCTGTACCGCTCCTTTTATGCCGTCCTTTGCCATCATATTCTTAATGTCGACCGCTTCTTGCTTCGCAATCTCCAAAGCTGGCTTCCACAAATCATTCAAAAGCTTGTTTACATTTTCAGGTGTCTTAGCCATCGACTCTTCTAAAACATAATTAGAATGTGATTTAAAACCTAACAATCGTGCTCTTTGACCTCGCAGATTAGCTAATTGCACCACGTTTTCTTTATTATCAGATTCGTCATCATGATTCGCTCTCGATTGATAAGCATTCCAAATTTCCTCACGTAACTTTCTATTCGCGCTATATTGTAAAAATGGCATTACACTCGAATTAGAAAGTGTAAATACCCATTTACCTTCTTTTCCTTTGGCTTTAGCATCTGCTGCTGCAGCATCTATTAATCCTTGCGGCAATCCGGCTAAATCCTTCTTATCCTTGATAACCAATTCGTATTTATTAGTTTCAGCTAATAAATTTTGACCAAATTTCAGACTCAATAATGAAAGCTCTCCGTTTATTTTTCGCAACATTCCCTTATCAGTCTCGGAAAGGTTTGCTGCACTTCGTACGAAATTTCTATAAGAATTATCTAAAATCTTTGCTTGCTCTAAATTCAAACCTAAACTTTCCTTCTTGTCCCAAAGTGCTTTTACTCGTGCAAACAATTTCGCGTTTAGATAAATATTATCTCGGTGTGCAGATAAACTTGGCGCTACCTCTTTAGCGATATTCTGGAGTTCTTTATTGGTATTTGCCGAATTTAAATTGGAGAAAACCACATTTACATTTGACAATAATGTACCCGCTTTTTCCATAGCGAGAATTGTATTATCGAAACTTGGAGCGGCAGTAGCATTTGCAATTGCATTAATCTCTGCGTCATGCATTTTGATACCCTCTAAAATAGCAGGTTTAAAATGTTCGTTTTTGATCAAATCAAAAGGAGGAACATTAAATGGCGTATTATACGGTTGAAAAAACGGATTATTTACCGTTTCTTCTTTCTTTTCTTGGGCTTCAACAGTTAGCATATTTCCGATAACTAATAAAATAAAAAAGGACTTTTTTCTCATTGTAGTTTAATTAATTAAAGTAGTAAACATAAATGAAATGGACGTAATACAAAAGCCTCTTTACAGCATTAACTAAATTTTATGAAAAATAGAAGTTCTTTCTTTAACGTATTAATTATTAGTATAGTAAAAA carries:
- a CDS encoding glycerophosphodiester phosphodiesterase, with the protein product MLKIGHRGAKGHEPENTLISFQKALDMQVDGIELDVHLSADGELIVIHDETIDRTTNGIGLVNSLSLRQLKKCRINNHHEIPLLSEVFDLVNKNCFINIELKSYETAEKVVELIEDYVSEKNWKYEQFLISSFDWNALQQVRFLNERIQIGVLTETDLDLALAFAKFIQAKSIHPHFHMLSEENVSKIQSKGLQVFPWTVNEREDVEKIKSYKVNGIITDFPNRI
- a CDS encoding NAD(P)/FAD-dependent oxidoreductase — encoded protein: MNSNFDIILVGGGAAGFFTAINIVEKNPKLKVAILERGSEVLQKVRISGGGRCNVTNACFEPNELVKFYPRGEKELRGPFHQFCSGDTIEWFEKHGVELKIEADGRMFPVSNSSQTIIDCFLEATNKLGIAVLTGQSVQSIFKKDTHWKIETQNENYVTEKLILATGSNPKVWEMLQKFGHAIVSPVPSLFTFNIKDSRIKELPGVAAQVTVKVKDTKLTSTGPLLITHWGMSGPAILKLSAWGARVLHDKNYQFTIFVNWLNDAEKDEVENKLKELKQEHAKKSVSKKSPFELTNRLWESLVLASGIEVETKWADLSKIQLQSLVNQLINGTFQVNGKSTFKEEFVTAGGIDLKEINFKTMESKLHEHLYFAGEIVNIDAITGGFNFQNAWTSGFIVANNFQITNLR
- a CDS encoding TspO/MBR family protein gives rise to the protein MNKITRIVLLVIICLAVGYFSGAVTREAITDWYPTLIKPTFNPPNSIFFPVWTALYIMMGIAAGLVWNKIEVQKEAVKKALIFFAIQLGLNALWSYLFFGLHNPMLAGLEIVVLWLMIYETYIQFSKINKIAGYLLVPYIAWVSFAAILNASIWWLNKV
- a CDS encoding diphosphomevalonate/mevalonate 3,5-bisphosphate decarboxylase family protein, producing the protein MFTAKDFIPTNYSKTIEQGNFQWTAPSNIALVKYWGKKDNQIPANPSVSFTLNNCKTITKLAFAKKEISTVLNETGEKFSFDLLFEGKPKEDFKPKIQKFLERIEIYLPFLKDYHFTIDTENTFPHSSGIASSASGMAALAMNLMRLEKELNPNMTENYFYQKASMLARLGSGSACRSIKGEVVVWGNHNNISGSSELFGVEFPNIIHDVFKNFQDTILLVDKGEKQVSSTVGHDLMHNHPYAERRFAQAHENLDKLITIFENGDLEEFIKIVESEALTLHSMMMTSMPYFILMKPNTLEIINAIWKFRNATKIPVCFTLDAGANVHVLYPNKNKEIVLQFIQSELVGYCQNGQYICDEIGTGAVEN
- a CDS encoding mevalonate kinase family protein, producing MKGPLFYSKILLFGEYGIIRDSKGLSIPYNFYNGALKKEENPSEEAIKSNGHLKRFVVYLQNLQKEQPDLVNFDLISLQEDVETGMYFDSSIPQGYGVGSSGALVAAIYDKYAQNKITVLENLTREKLLQLKTIFSQMESFFHGKSSGLDPLNSYLSIPILINSKDNIEATGIPTQSFDGKGAVFLIDSGIVGETAPMVNIFMENLKDKGFRAMLKNQFVKHTDACVENFLGGDMKSLFMNTKKLSKVVLNNFKPMIPEQFHGIWQKGIDSNDYYLKLCGSGGGGYILGFTEDLEKARQSLNDYKLEVVYQF
- a CDS encoding geranylgeranylglycerol-phosphate geranylgeranyltransferase, translating into MNRKNRLLIMKIASLFSVVRGYNIPIIILAQYLSAIFILAPEKRALDILLDFNLFILVFASSLTIASGYIINNFYDSRKDLINRPNKSMLDRLVSQKTKLSVYFTLNFIVALMAMFVSWRVFLFFSGYIFFIWFYSHKIKKYPFIGNLMAAILAVLPFFAILLYFYTRIPFEDIENYKIQLVVIFGHATFLFLLLLIREMIKDLENLKGDLANDYKTIPIVYGQRISKQIVTILTVLTIFPVYYLIEISDVGFMDIYFYCCFIILIFFLLYLWKANSKAQFLLLHNVLKFLIVAGVFCIVLIDPSVLWHGKRLLLQF
- a CDS encoding pseudouridine synthase, encoding MNNKQGNNKGSGPRANSSRPSSNKPKPAMQKRAQGPKKVKPNTKVAEVVTDKVEKKPNQAAKRPKVKDEIRLNKYIANSGACSRRDADIYITSGTVKVNGVPVTEMGYMVKPGDVVNFDGATLTPEKKVYILLNKPKNFTTAMDEGQEYRNVLELVKGSTTAKIGAIGRMDKNTTGLLLFTNDTDMIRKFTLPSQKSSKIYQVSLDKNLKFEDLEKINKGLTLDGHRVFVEDVSYIEGEAKSEIGLKLRSSNVKVVRSIFEHFSYDVLRIDRVSFAGLTKKNLPRGNWRLLTDQEIINLKNV
- a CDS encoding nuclear transport factor 2 family protein translates to MTPEKLQSIAFKWLDTFNNKELEKLLSLYDDDAVHFSPKLKISKPETNGFVSGKQELRKWWLDAFERLPSLNYKVKSLTANGDRVFMEYTRTVIGEEDLLVAEVLDIRNDVIVASRVYHG
- a CDS encoding M3 family metallopeptidase — encoded protein: MRKKSFFILLVIGNMLTVEAQEKKEETVNNPFFQPYNTPFNVPPFDLIKNEHFKPAILEGIKMHDAEINAIANATAAPSFDNTILAMEKAGTLLSNVNVVFSNLNSANTNKELQNIAKEVAPSLSAHRDNIYLNAKLFARVKALWDKKESLGLNLEQAKILDNSYRNFVRSAANLSETDKGMLRKINGELSLLSLKFGQNLLAETNKYELVIKDKKDLAGLPQGLIDAAAADAKAKGKEGKWVFTLSNSSVMPFLQYSANRKLREEIWNAYQSRANHDDESDNKENVVQLANLRGQRARLLGFKSHSNYVLEESMAKTPENVNKLLNDLWKPALEIAKQEAVDIKNMMAKDGIKGAVQPYDWRYYTEKIRKERFDLDEEELKPFFSLENVRNGVFQVTQKLYGVTFTELNNVPKYHEDASVWEVKEADGSHIGIIYMDFHPRDSKRGGAWMTSYRTQETVDGKRLAPVVSIVCNFTKPSATAPALLTFDEVTTFFHEFGHALHGLLSNVTYKSLAGTSVPRDFVELPSQIMENWAAEPDVLKMYAKQYKTGEVIPESLINKLKKAGTFDQGFTTTEYLAASLLDLEYHSQTKDITMDANAFEKAAMKKIGLVDAIIPRYRSTYFNHVFAGGYSSGYYSYIWSGVLDTDAFEVFKTTTLFNPEKAKSFRENVLEKGGTEDPMVLYKRFRGAEPSIEPLLRKRGLDKKQEALKKVKG